The Fortiea contorta PCC 7126 genome has a segment encoding these proteins:
- a CDS encoding glycoside hydrolase family 10 protein: MNRFARRCFCYLLCLELILCLVAFALPSGSVYYQKASPPTTAEIRGVWLTNVASGVFFVPWGINRALHQLSALNFNTIYPVVWNRGYTFYHSVVAENVTGAKVQPLLKFMHGGQDVLAKLIKLAKPQRLSVIPWFEYGLMTPFDSELARRYPDWLTIGQAGVNSVKETSPEDINHNFAIKLAWLNPLHPQVQEFIKALIVEVVSNYDVDGIQLDDHFGMPVQFGYDPLTIQLYQQEHEGKSPPKDFFNPEWMGWRANKITNFMAAIYQGVKAVKPDAKISLSPNSQAFAYKYYLQNWEDWIKKGLVDELILQVYRDDKKSFINELEQPSVEFARSQIPVGVGISTGTLRDPVEIAQIIEQVEAVRDRQFPGLSFFYWESLWGYISPESPQQRRRAFSEIFDTKATRPLLRNSK, from the coding sequence ATGAATCGGTTTGCTCGCCGTTGTTTTTGTTACTTGCTATGTTTGGAATTAATATTATGCTTAGTTGCATTTGCACTCCCTTCAGGTTCAGTTTATTACCAAAAAGCAAGTCCTCCAACCACAGCAGAAATTCGTGGCGTTTGGCTAACTAATGTTGCTAGTGGTGTATTTTTTGTACCGTGGGGAATTAACCGTGCTTTGCACCAACTATCGGCACTTAATTTTAATACGATTTATCCTGTAGTTTGGAATCGAGGATACACTTTTTATCACAGTGTTGTTGCTGAAAATGTTACAGGTGCTAAGGTTCAACCTTTGCTGAAATTTATGCATGGTGGACAGGATGTTTTAGCAAAATTGATTAAACTTGCTAAACCTCAAAGATTAAGTGTTATTCCTTGGTTTGAATATGGTTTGATGACGCCGTTTGATTCAGAATTAGCTCGGCGCTATCCTGATTGGTTGACGATTGGACAAGCGGGTGTAAACTCTGTTAAAGAAACATCACCTGAAGATATCAATCATAACTTTGCTATTAAATTAGCTTGGCTAAATCCTTTGCATCCGCAAGTTCAGGAGTTTATTAAGGCATTAATTGTTGAGGTTGTAAGTAATTATGATGTGGATGGAATTCAGTTAGATGATCATTTTGGAATGCCGGTACAGTTTGGTTATGATCCCTTAACTATTCAACTTTATCAGCAAGAACATGAGGGTAAAAGTCCTCCCAAAGATTTTTTTAATCCAGAATGGATGGGTTGGCGAGCGAATAAAATTACTAATTTTATGGCAGCAATTTATCAAGGGGTGAAAGCAGTTAAACCTGATGCTAAAATTTCTCTATCTCCCAATTCTCAAGCTTTTGCTTATAAATATTATTTACAAAATTGGGAAGATTGGATCAAAAAAGGTTTAGTAGATGAGTTAATTTTGCAAGTATATCGAGATGACAAAAAAAGTTTTATTAATGAATTAGAACAGCCATCTGTAGAATTTGCTCGCAGTCAAATTCCTGTAGGTGTGGGGATATCTACGGGTACTTTGCGTGACCCTGTGGAAATTGCACAGATTATAGAACAGGTCGAGGCAGTGCGCGATCGCCAATTTCCCGGACTCTCTTTTTTCTACTGGGAAAGTTTATGGGGTTACATCTCACCTGAGTCACCCCAACAAAGACGCAGGGCTTTTTCAGAAATATTTGATACTAAAGCTACAAGACCATTACTGAGGAATTCAAAATGA